One region of Primulina tabacum isolate GXHZ01 chromosome 17, ASM2559414v2, whole genome shotgun sequence genomic DNA includes:
- the LOC142530325 gene encoding putative trehalose-phosphate phosphatase F, whose protein sequence is MDLKSNHTSPVLADTAPMSNSRLGIHPAVLPYPTNGPAFSSNLFLTIPRKKSGILDDVWSSLFDAMKSSSPTHNRLTKESNTETTLSDSDLAYRDWLLKYPSALTSFEQIANSAKGKRIALFLDYDGTLSPIVDNPDHAFMSNAMRAAVSNVAKYFPTAIISGRSRDKVYEFVGLTELNYAGSHGMDIMGPVRPFSSDYKNCIRSTDKQGKEVNLFQPASEFLPMIEEVFRSLVEITKDIVGAKVENNKFCVSVHYRNVDEKSWTTVGEYVNDILKQYPRLRLTHGRKVLEVRPVLDWDKGKAVEFLLESLGLTNSDEILPIYVGDDRTDEDAFKILREANRGYGIIVSSLPKESNAFYSLRDPSEVMVFLKTLVKWRKKSVIY, encoded by the exons ATGGATCTGAAATCAAATCATACGTCCCCTGTTCTCGCTGATACTGCCCCTATGAGTAACTCTAGATTAGGCATCCACCCAGCTGTACTGCCATACCCAACCAATGGCCCTGCTTTCTCTTCAAATCTCTTCCTAACTATCCCGAGGAAAAAGTCGGGAATTCTCGATGATGTGTGGTCAAGCCTGTTTGATGCTATGAAATCATCATCTCCAACTCATAATAGGTTAACAAAAGAGTCGAATACAGAGACTACTTTAAGTGACTCTGATCTTGCTTACCGTGACTGGCTG CTTAAATACCCGTCAGCACTCACTTCATTTGAGCAAATAGCAAACAGTGCAAAAGGAAAGAGAATAGCATTATTCTTGGACTATGACGGGACTTTATCCCCTATAGTGGACAACCCTGATCACGCTTTCATGTCAAATGCG ATGCGTGCTGCTGTCAGCAATGTGGCCAAGTATTTTCCCACGGCAATTATCAGTGGAAGAAGTCGAGACAAG GTATACGAGTTTGTAGGACTAACTGAACTTAACTATGCCGGAAGTCATGGTATGGATATCATGGGCCCGGTTCGGCCCTTTAGCAGTGATTACAAGAATTGTATTAGGTCTACTGACAAGCAG GGCAAGGAAGTTAATTTATTTCAGCCTGCTAGTGAATTCTTACCTATGATTGAAGAG GTTTTTAGATCTCTTGTTGAGATTACTAAAGACATAGTCGGTGCAAAAGTTGAGAACAACAAATTCTGTGTATCAGTGCACTACCGCAATGTAGATGAGAAG AGTTGGACAACAGTTGGTGAATATGTTAACGACATTCTGAAACAATATCCTCGTTTGCGACTAACACATGGTCGGAAG GTTTTAGAAGTCCGACCAGTCCTCGACTGGGACAAGGGTAAAGCAGTTGAATTTCTTCTCGAATCACTTG GGTTAACGAACTCTGATGAGATTCTGCCAATATATGTTGGAGATGATCGTACCGACGAAGATGCATTCAAG ATCTTGAGAGAGGCTAATCGAGGCTATGGTATCATAGTTTCTTCATTGCCTAAGGAGAGCAATGCATTTTACTCTCTCAGGGATCCATCCGAG GTCATGGTATTCCTCAAGACCCTGGTGAAATGGAGGAAGAAGAGCGTGATATATTGA